Sequence from the Maribellus comscasis genome:
AACGGAATATTTTTCAGGGCTGAAATGAGTTTTTAAATTCGATGTGAGAATAATATGATAAAAAGATTTAAAAATTGGAGTTGTTTGGGAAACATATTAGGAGTTAGGAACTCATATGTCAGGACTGTTATACACGAAATGGTGTCAAAAACAAAAGATGGAACATTTGAAAATATGGAGAATTTAAACACATGGTAAAATATTATCGGAAACCAGAAAGACAAATACCAGAGAATAAATAACCTTATGAGTTGTTACCAAAAATAATCTTGCTAGATAATCGATTTAACTAATAATTAAAACATGGTTGAATATGTTACCAAACTACGCAAAGAAACTGATGAATTAGTTGACCGTATCGAATCATCAGATTTCAATGTCCTGAAAAAATCATTGGAAGCTTCTCGTGTGCTCGCAGGGGCATTTGATCAGTTGAAGGCTTTTATCCTTTCATACCAGTTTAAAAGTGAAACGGAAGAGATCACTTTTTTTAAAGAAATAAAGCCAAAGTTGTGTTATCGTCTGATTTATTACAGAAAGCTTTACAATATCGAGATGAACCGGCCTGCAGGAGTCGACAAACAAAAGGAGTATCTCTACGAAGAATTGAATGAGATAAACAAATATAATTTTAAACGGCTGGACTTTATCCGGTATTACCGTTCCGGCGCTGCGCACCTGGATTCTTTGTATTTCCTGCGTAGGAAGACAGACACAGAACAATATCTTGAAACCTTCTACTACGAACTCGACCCAAATTTCTCCACCAACTACGATTTCAAGGTGGCGAAGATATTGTCCAATGACATGCTTTTGGCGTATCTGACACATGAGATGGAACTGTTGGATAACAATGGGATAACTTCTCTCCCTTCAGGATTTCCTTTAATCAAACTAACCTGGAGAGGGACCAAAACTGAACTAATGGAACAACTCTACTGCTGGGACAGCGCCAGTACCTTTGGAAACGTGCCGCTCACGCAACTATCTGACTATATTCAAAATGTTTTTAACATCCAGCTCGACAAAAACCTGTCACGCGCATTCAGCTACATGAAAATTCGTAATGTCCCTACTCCTTTTTTAGACAAACTGAAAGATGCACTGCTCAGACGTATGGGCAGAAGGAAATGAATAATTAATACCGAGTATCTATTCATTTTTTCATGGCTGTTTCTCCCCAAAGCAGTCCTGTAAACCATTGAATAATAAGCTGTCGGGAATTATTTCAAAAAAAGTAGCACCGACTTCCTTATCAGCCATGTGGATGGCTCCTAACTTTGCAGTAATTCAATGAGTTACAGCAATGTTTATAGACAAGGAATATTTCGAGAGTTGGATGCAGCGTATCCTGTCAAAGCTTGATGAGGTTGCTGACAAGCTGGAGGGTTCCGGGGAGGAAGTCCCTTTATTTGATGGAGAAAAATTGTTGGACAACTACGATGTATGCAAAATGCTCAATGTCAGCAAACGAACATTGCAACGTTACCGTTCTTCAGGCGAACTCCCCTTTCAAATGATCTATCACAAGACTTTTTATAAGGAATCAGATGTCATGAAATTCATTGAAACCCATTTCAGCTGTTTCCACACACGGCGTAACCGAAAAGATAAAAAATGAGTTATTTGTTTTTGCTTTACCCGCTTCGTTGTTAAACGGTGCGGGTTGGGAAGTTAAAAGAAAAGTGCCGGTATAAGTTATAGAATACCGGCTCTTTTCGTTGTATACTATACTTTCAAACTTTTAGAAACAATGGGATTATCCGGTTTTGCAGAATGACCAATACCGGCAATAATAATTCTTCCGCCTGATGCTTCAGCAATTTCCTGTAAGCGTTCCGGTATTTTAGGTGACTTTTCCGGGTTATTCTTTTCGGGTGGAGGTAGCTTGCTTACAGTTTCATTAACCGGAGCAGATGTTTCCCCTTCCATTTCATCGGTTGATTTCAGCGACTGCTGAATTTTCCTTTCCAGCGTTGCCATTTCCGACTTTAATTCAGCCAATTCCGGTTCCTTTCGCCAGGTACTTTCCACCACTTCTTTGAGCACAGGAATATCATTTGACAGTTTTTCGTTATCCGCTTTATAACGTTCTAACAGTCGTGGCATATTTTCCACCAATGCATGCAGAAAGTTTTGAGAGGCCAGCTTTGGGTCAACGGCCATCTGTCCGTTGTTGTATTGATAAAATATTTCTCCGTCGCCAAGGACAGAGAAGCGGTTTTGTATGAAATCAAGTCCGTCTTTATTGGTGGTTTCACTTTTCACGTAAAGCGTGAAACCATACAGATTTCCAATCGGTTCATGTGCGTCATGTGTTTTGGCTGTACTGGCAATTTCATTCAGCTTTTTACCAATTATTTTGAAATCGCTGCCGGTAACGGCATCCAACTGTATCGGGTTACGGTATGAACCGTCTTCGTTGGTCTGAACGCGGGATTTGAAGTTCTCCATATCTTTGGAGATACGCTCAATAAGCCCTTTATTCCTTTCAACTGTTTGTGTAATATTCTCCAGCTTGTACCGGCTGGATGACTTTCCCCGGACAAATGCCTGGCGTTCGCTTTCCAGTGCGGCTATTTTCTTTTCCAGCCTTGCTTTTTCCAACAGTTCTGTATTGCCCGATAAAATGGCCACATATTCTGAAAAGTTCATACCGCTTTTTTCGTCCATTGCCCCTTCATCAATGGTACGGCAGCCCAGGTTGTTGTTTTTTAGCTGTCGGATAAATAGCTGTTTGTTATGCAGCAGGCCAAACTTATACGCATCCAACGATTTTTCAACAGCATAAAGAATAACATCCACTTCATTTCCGGCAACTTTTTTAGCTATCTCGTTGCCTTTTCGTATCGCCCTGCCATCCCTCTGTTCCAAATCCGACGGACGCCACGGGCAGTCCAGGTGATGAACAGCTACGGCACGTTTCTGGGCGTTTACACCTGTTCCGAGCATTTCGGTCGAGCCAAACATTACCCGGATTCTCCCGTTGTTCATATCGGCTATCATCATTTTCCGGGCTTTCTCTGTTTTTGCCTCCTGGATAAAACGTATTTCGTGTGCCGGGATGCCGTGGTCTTCCACCAGTTTGCGCTTAATTTCGCTGTAGGCATTCCACTGCCCCGGTTTATAGGTCCCCAAATCACTGAACACAAATTGCGTCCCCTTCTGTCCGTTGTACCTTCGGTAATACCCGCTAATCATCTGGGCACAGTGGCTCGCCTTGTTG
This genomic interval carries:
- a CDS encoding helix-turn-helix domain-containing protein; protein product: MFIDKEYFESWMQRILSKLDEVADKLEGSGEEVPLFDGEKLLDNYDVCKMLNVSKRTLQRYRSSGELPFQMIYHKTFYKESDVMKFIETHFSCFHTRRNRKDKK
- a CDS encoding RteC domain-containing protein, whose amino-acid sequence is MVEYVTKLRKETDELVDRIESSDFNVLKKSLEASRVLAGAFDQLKAFILSYQFKSETEEITFFKEIKPKLCYRLIYYRKLYNIEMNRPAGVDKQKEYLYEELNEINKYNFKRLDFIRYYRSGAAHLDSLYFLRRKTDTEQYLETFYYELDPNFSTNYDFKVAKILSNDMLLAYLTHEMELLDNNGITSLPSGFPLIKLTWRGTKTELMEQLYCWDSASTFGNVPLTQLSDYIQNVFNIQLDKNLSRAFSYMKIRNVPTPFLDKLKDALLRRMGRRK